A single Bifidobacterium asteroides DNA region contains:
- a CDS encoding aldo/keto reductase: protein MHDWALDEEGTDAVIAHALDLDIIFFDTANGYSAGTSEAYLGKALRKHASRDRAVMACAVYVTKGDLSSKAIHREIDGMLRRLATDYLDLYIIHRFDYGTPIEETMEALNELVKAGKVRALGASVMYATSFRTCRKSPRTTVGTL from the coding sequence ATGCACGATTGGGCACTGGATGAGGAAGGGACTGACGCGGTCATTGCGCACGCACTGGATCTAGACATCATCTTCTTTGATACAGCCAACGGCTACTCGGCCGGGACCAGCGAAGCGTACCTGGGAAAGGCACTTAGAAAGCATGCAAGCCGCGACCGGGCGGTCATGGCCTGCGCGGTCTACGTCACGAAGGGCGACCTTTCATCCAAGGCCATCCATCGCGAGATCGATGGGATGCTCAGGCGACTGGCCACCGACTACCTGGACCTCTACATCATCCACAGGTTCGACTATGGAACGCCAATCGAGGAGACCATGGAAGCACTGAACGAGCTTGTCAAAGCAGGTAAGGTGCGAGCGCTGGGAGCCTCGGTCATGTACGCAACCAGTTTCAGGACATGCAGAAAGTCTCCCAGGACAACGGTTGGAACCCTTTAA
- a CDS encoding LPXTG cell wall anchor domain-containing protein, producing MNKRRWTGLLAALAALATLVGPAAPAMAGGGSGHSGGGAEGNGRFWQGWTYKDDDQGSFGGYEIGSIDRAFSKMGIADGGNATTARVKRQALDEANGNCQARFNEAHADESGQSHCRVTGVGVVTGYRGSQRVFDGVSMAIHSIWMDNWRNQVANRTFSNRGVTYRTGEPFWDQPGDSLDKFADMYAGNEHSISLVVFMLNDYEPKPADLPPNPPDKKVDPGTSADGMTNRTRIETGTGRGGRELTFSDVFDPQGKQYHVGGQKVKDLTSGEDLTSKFTFNTADGSRPPGNRATATWKGGALPEEHQWAWQLDVTVEQPDIGVMLDCGKVHWKGSVRQVDQSTPERRTPTWKPSPDKSWILRDPATGLWKAVVDPQWTNKTGGDGRAFLDGDRVGSVVNATVEAHLIEAPKVFALTDDWSAADYLVDPDGARAIRVFEAKAKADADGRYRRSSIEDIVDKGRDVTDRFEISVTGTRARAQAKSGWLKGLKGMEDPRQVTMLVPFTVRFANGGGAAKVRKDLGGTPDQELTFCKAPNGHGSQGAVLTNSGSQTVNTQSVQTNKPGICGYLPPVRKDVISEAGQGGEQASVDGKVVFPGQRLEYQLDTQPSLPDNLAYPVKSVILTDVYDRWFLPDKQTLEVTDLQGGDVIAKTGYATKWKDKDHSLQVTITDPARISQWRAGGNPRIRLRFEGRVDPKAPTDHRVDNQWVLTLNNSLTPSNQVSNPPADFHPSKSDVSAHNPGVSIDGKVLFVGDRGTYRISLDARRKDTAYPVWRLGMTDAYDAHYLDINSKHIEVLGSDGRDYTKAFNIQVKNGVVLVFAKTVDTYVPATGVTLKGDPQPTDLAAYAAARGHNPLREPAIDQGLLGRTYDVVLPYTVIRAESGHVVRNQATQIVNDLHKATNVVANPVKLLNPAKDVVVAVGGKSAHGGSIYRDRLFLYRLDSSLLPAGRAYPQVKTWRIEDRLDPTVDRFTGHWAVYATQDLYENGHILIHHGQIMAGSDMSADIHGGPLFTMTADPAGLVKVEATPRYLALVSASGDRPVGWRAYLQCRRLKNVERHENRFTEFYQDKTLVSNTVWTRTPDMTPALHIEKFDQAGGMPKGDRDQPEQALRTHEDVAIVFRITNDSPRDPSDGTGAIFPARQLHLEDQTVVGQGRVTGIRYPDNWSTLMLRPGQSVDVHATVTGISGRHTDRARVTGSPLVPCPVEDQASLPQLENGQKATGRADSRGAVVDGRLLCADQAVESNSDDWNALKDALPKTGAAVVLPLALATAAVMTGFVIFRLVRQMSAKNRERQ from the coding sequence ATGAACAAGCGCAGATGGACGGGTCTGCTGGCGGCCTTGGCTGCACTGGCGACCCTTGTCGGCCCGGCGGCTCCCGCCATGGCTGGCGGCGGATCAGGTCATTCCGGCGGCGGTGCTGAAGGCAATGGCCGGTTTTGGCAGGGCTGGACCTACAAGGATGACGACCAAGGCTCCTTCGGTGGCTATGAGATAGGCAGCATCGACAGGGCCTTCTCCAAGATGGGGATTGCAGATGGCGGCAATGCCACCACTGCTCGGGTCAAACGCCAGGCTCTGGATGAGGCCAACGGCAACTGCCAGGCACGCTTTAACGAGGCCCATGCCGACGAATCCGGACAAAGCCACTGCCGGGTGACCGGCGTGGGTGTGGTCACGGGCTATCGCGGCTCTCAGCGGGTCTTCGATGGGGTCAGTATGGCCATCCATAGCATATGGATGGACAACTGGCGAAACCAGGTGGCCAACCGCACCTTCAGCAACCGCGGGGTGACCTATAGGACCGGCGAACCTTTTTGGGACCAGCCTGGAGACAGCCTGGACAAGTTCGCCGACATGTATGCCGGCAACGAGCACAGCATCTCCCTAGTGGTTTTTATGCTCAATGACTATGAGCCCAAACCGGCCGATCTGCCGCCGAATCCGCCCGACAAGAAAGTGGATCCTGGCACCAGCGCGGATGGTATGACCAACCGCACCCGCATCGAGACAGGAACCGGTCGGGGCGGCCGCGAGTTGACCTTCAGCGATGTTTTCGATCCCCAAGGCAAGCAGTACCATGTCGGCGGGCAGAAGGTCAAAGACCTGACCAGCGGTGAGGATCTGACCAGCAAATTCACTTTCAACACCGCCGATGGGAGCCGACCGCCCGGCAATAGGGCCACAGCCACCTGGAAGGGCGGGGCTCTGCCCGAGGAGCATCAATGGGCATGGCAGCTGGACGTGACCGTCGAGCAGCCGGACATTGGGGTCATGTTGGACTGTGGAAAAGTGCATTGGAAGGGCAGCGTCCGTCAGGTTGACCAGTCGACCCCTGAGCGCCGCACTCCCACATGGAAGCCCAGTCCCGACAAATCCTGGATTCTGCGCGATCCCGCCACCGGGCTCTGGAAAGCAGTCGTCGACCCTCAATGGACCAACAAAACTGGTGGCGACGGACGTGCCTTTCTGGACGGCGACAGAGTGGGATCGGTGGTCAACGCCACTGTTGAAGCCCATCTGATTGAGGCTCCTAAGGTTTTTGCCCTGACTGACGACTGGAGCGCTGCCGACTATCTGGTTGATCCAGATGGCGCTCGGGCTATTCGCGTTTTCGAGGCCAAGGCCAAGGCGGATGCAGATGGGCGCTACCGCCGAAGCAGCATCGAGGACATTGTGGACAAGGGCAGGGATGTGACCGACCGTTTCGAGATCAGCGTGACCGGCACTCGGGCGCGGGCACAGGCCAAAAGCGGATGGCTGAAGGGTCTCAAGGGGATGGAGGATCCTAGGCAGGTCACCATGCTGGTTCCCTTTACGGTTCGCTTTGCCAATGGCGGCGGTGCAGCCAAGGTTCGCAAGGACCTGGGCGGAACACCTGACCAGGAACTGACCTTTTGCAAGGCCCCGAACGGCCATGGCAGCCAGGGCGCGGTACTGACCAACTCGGGTTCCCAGACTGTCAACACCCAGAGCGTACAGACCAACAAGCCGGGCATCTGTGGATACCTGCCTCCGGTGCGCAAGGATGTCATCTCGGAGGCAGGCCAAGGCGGGGAGCAGGCCAGTGTTGACGGCAAGGTGGTCTTTCCTGGCCAGCGGTTGGAGTATCAGTTGGATACCCAGCCCAGCCTGCCTGACAATCTGGCCTATCCTGTCAAATCAGTCATCCTGACGGATGTCTACGACCGCTGGTTTTTGCCCGACAAGCAGACCCTTGAAGTCACTGACCTGCAGGGCGGCGATGTCATCGCCAAGACCGGATACGCCACAAAGTGGAAGGACAAGGATCACAGCCTGCAGGTGACCATCACCGACCCCGCCCGGATCAGCCAGTGGCGCGCCGGGGGCAACCCCAGAATCCGCCTGCGCTTCGAGGGCAGGGTTGATCCCAAGGCCCCAACGGATCATCGTGTAGACAATCAGTGGGTGCTGACGCTGAACAACTCGCTGACCCCTTCTAATCAAGTGAGCAATCCGCCAGCCGACTTTCATCCCTCAAAGAGCGATGTCAGCGCGCATAATCCAGGAGTCAGTATCGACGGCAAGGTGCTTTTTGTGGGCGACCGAGGGACCTACCGGATCAGTCTGGACGCCCGTCGCAAAGACACCGCCTATCCTGTCTGGCGGCTGGGTATGACGGATGCCTACGACGCTCACTACTTAGATATCAATTCCAAACATATCGAGGTTTTGGGCTCCGACGGCCGCGATTACACCAAGGCTTTCAATATCCAGGTAAAAAACGGTGTAGTCCTGGTCTTTGCCAAAACCGTGGATACCTATGTTCCGGCCACGGGTGTCACCCTCAAAGGGGATCCCCAGCCTACCGATCTGGCTGCCTATGCTGCTGCTCGTGGTCATAATCCCCTCAGAGAGCCGGCTATTGACCAAGGGCTGCTGGGGCGCACCTACGATGTGGTTCTGCCTTACACGGTCATCCGCGCAGAATCAGGTCACGTAGTACGTAACCAAGCGACCCAGATCGTCAACGACCTGCATAAAGCGACCAACGTGGTCGCTAATCCGGTCAAGCTGCTCAATCCCGCCAAGGATGTGGTGGTCGCCGTGGGCGGGAAAAGCGCACATGGCGGCAGCATCTACCGTGATCGGCTCTTCCTCTATCGCCTGGACTCAAGTCTGCTGCCTGCCGGACGGGCCTACCCGCAGGTGAAAACCTGGCGGATTGAGGATCGGCTGGATCCCACAGTTGATCGGTTCACTGGCCATTGGGCCGTCTACGCTACCCAGGATCTCTACGAGAACGGGCACATCCTGATTCATCATGGACAGATTATGGCTGGTTCGGACATGTCTGCAGACATTCATGGCGGCCCCTTGTTTACGATGACGGCAGACCCGGCAGGTCTGGTCAAAGTGGAGGCCACGCCGAGATATCTGGCCCTAGTCAGCGCTTCAGGCGACCGCCCGGTCGGCTGGAGGGCCTATCTGCAATGCAGGCGGCTGAAGAACGTGGAACGTCATGAGAACCGATTCACCGAGTTCTATCAGGACAAGACCCTGGTCTCCAACACAGTCTGGACTAGAACGCCCGATATGACCCCGGCTCTGCATATCGAGAAATTTGATCAGGCAGGCGGCATGCCCAAGGGTGATCGGGATCAGCCAGAGCAGGCTCTCCGGACTCATGAAGATGTCGCTATTGTCTTTCGAATCACCAATGATTCCCCTCGCGATCCCAGCGATGGGACCGGAGCCATCTTCCCCGCCCGGCAACTCCATTTGGAGGATCAGACGGTCGTCGGTCAGGGGCGGGTGACCGGGATCCGCTATCCCGACAACTGGTCGACCCTGATGCTCCGGCCTGGCCAGTCTGTAGACGTGCATGCCACAGTGACAGGCATATCAGGTAGGCACACCGACAGAGCCCGGGTGACAGGCAGTCCGCTGGTGCCCTGTCCGGTGGAGGATCAGGCCTCCCTGCCTCAACTGGAAAATGGTCAAAAAGCCACCGGGAGGGCGGATTCTCGCGGAGCGGTGGTTGATGGTCGTCTGCTCTGCGCCGATCAAGCTGTTGAATCCAACAGTGATGACTGGAACGCTCTGAAAGACGCACTGCCTAAGACCGGAGCCGCGGTGGTGCTTCCATTAGCGCTCGCCACTGCAGCGGTCATGACCGGGTTTGTCATATTCCGCTTGGTCAGACAGATGTCCGCCAAAAACCGCGAGAGGCAGTGA
- a CDS encoding inorganic diphosphatase: MAETFDVLVEIPRGSRNKYEMDHDSGHIRLDRTLFTSMGYPDDYGYIDGTLGEDGDPLDALVMIPDSVFPGCIVECRAVGLYHMVDEAGGDDKVLCVPADVRFDAIKDIDDVSDFHKQEIKHFFEQYKALEPGKEVMPGDYWTNAEAAETQIKAARQRLAEQH, encoded by the coding sequence ATGGCAGAGACATTCGACGTGTTGGTCGAGATCCCCCGGGGCTCCCGCAACAAGTATGAGATGGACCACGACAGCGGCCACATCAGGCTGGACCGCACCCTCTTCACCTCCATGGGCTACCCCGATGACTATGGCTACATCGACGGCACCCTGGGCGAGGACGGGGATCCCCTGGACGCCCTGGTCATGATTCCCGATTCCGTCTTCCCGGGCTGCATCGTCGAATGCCGCGCCGTGGGTCTCTACCACATGGTCGACGAGGCCGGCGGGGATGACAAGGTCCTCTGCGTGCCCGCCGATGTGCGCTTCGACGCTATCAAGGACATCGACGACGTCTCCGACTTCCACAAGCAGGAGATCAAGCACTTCTTCGAGCAGTACAAGGCCTTGGAGCCAGGCAAGGAGGTCATGCCCGGCGACTACTGGACCAACGCGGAGGCCGCCGAGACCCAGATCAAGGCTGCACGCCAGCGCCTGGCCGAACAGCACTGA
- a CDS encoding DUF3290 family protein: MTFYTYQYLKGGQTNWTMIRIIVVVVLALAFLFFLFMYSRHRWNHKYKDLSIILATLLLLAAAIQYSDYTNLRTASLQSGQLTTVIDKSAAKLKVKPEQISINDTSRNNDMIIKTPKGYYTLVFNSSGSEFLLQRADLYHPDITVIGE, encoded by the coding sequence ATGACTTTCTATACATACCAATACCTCAAGGGCGGGCAGACCAACTGGACCATGATCAGGATCATCGTGGTCGTCGTTCTGGCCCTGGCCTTTCTCTTCTTCCTGTTCATGTACTCCCGCCACCGTTGGAACCATAAGTACAAGGATCTGTCCATCATCCTGGCCACCCTGCTCCTCTTGGCGGCGGCCATCCAGTACAGCGACTACACCAATCTGCGCACAGCCAGCCTGCAGAGCGGTCAGCTGACCACGGTCATCGACAAGTCCGCCGCCAAACTCAAGGTCAAGCCTGAGCAGATCAGCATCAACGACACCTCGCGCAACAACGACATGATCATCAAGACCCCCAAGGGCTACTACACCCTGGTATTCAACAGCTCCGGCTCCGAGTTCCTGCTGCAGCGCGCCGACCTGTACCACCCAGACATCACCGTGATCGGAGAGTGA
- a CDS encoding DUF421 domain-containing protein: MDINFYVNVALKLIVGLLFITLLINVTGKGNLAPTSPMDQLQNYVLGGIIGGVIYSDSISMAQYIVILLIWAALILITRYAKTHIHAVGKYIDGEPVTIIKNGKLLVQNCLKVNLTAKEVDFKLRTKGINDIRDVKRGIVEQNGSLTIISEGDKDVRYPVVMDGRVNPDVLDTMGRDEDWLNEQLAKQGIDKVSDVYMARFQNGEFYAVTYQDQ; encoded by the coding sequence ATGGATATCAATTTCTACGTCAACGTGGCCCTGAAGCTGATCGTCGGACTGCTCTTCATCACCCTGCTCATCAATGTGACCGGCAAGGGGAATCTGGCGCCCACCTCGCCAATGGACCAGCTGCAGAACTACGTCCTGGGCGGCATCATCGGCGGAGTCATTTACAGCGACAGCATCTCCATGGCCCAGTACATCGTCATCCTGCTGATATGGGCGGCGCTGATCCTCATCACCCGGTATGCCAAGACCCATATCCACGCGGTGGGCAAGTACATCGACGGCGAACCGGTTACCATCATCAAGAACGGCAAACTGCTGGTTCAGAACTGCCTCAAGGTCAACCTGACGGCCAAGGAGGTGGACTTCAAGCTGCGCACCAAAGGCATCAACGACATTCGTGACGTCAAGCGGGGCATCGTCGAGCAGAACGGCAGCCTGACTATAATTTCCGAGGGTGACAAGGACGTGCGCTATCCAGTGGTCATGGACGGCCGGGTTAATCCGGACGTGCTGGATACTATGGGCCGGGACGAGGACTGGCTCAACGAGCAACTGGCCAAGCAGGGCATAGACAAGGTCAGCGATGTATACATGGCCCGCTTCCAGAACGGCGAATTCTACGCCGTTACCTACCAGGATCAGTAG
- a CDS encoding type II toxin-antitoxin system RelE/ParE family toxin — MRLEDCGEGISEMRFHNGPGYRTYFGLKNKQVVLLLCGGSKTHQKRDIDRAKHLWRSYLES; from the coding sequence ATGCGACTGGAAGACTGTGGAGAAGGCATATCTGAAATGCGTTTTCACAATGGTCCGGGTTACCGCACCTACTTCGGACTGAAGAACAAACAGGTCGTGTTGCTGCTTTGCGGCGGCAGCAAGACTCACCAGAAGAGGGACATAGACCGGGCAAAACATCTGTGGAGGTCATATCTGGAGAGCTGA
- a CDS encoding addiction module antidote protein, translating into MTLKIREFHAGDHIHTEQTAVRYLQVAMEEADKAETSRQGAAIIADALGEVARAQRHMSAIASDADRSRSGIYKALSNQGDPALSTVISAVHAAGGSLTVTMAH; encoded by the coding sequence ATGACGTTGAAGATCAGGGAATTCCATGCAGGCGACCATATACATACCGAACAAACAGCCGTCCGCTACCTGCAGGTTGCCATGGAGGAGGCCGACAAGGCCGAAACCTCTCGGCAGGGGGCTGCAATCATCGCAGATGCACTCGGCGAGGTGGCACGAGCACAGAGGCATATGAGCGCCATCGCCTCTGATGCCGACCGATCACGGTCGGGCATCTACAAGGCCCTGAGCAATCAGGGGGATCCGGCGCTGAGCACGGTCATCAGCGCCGTCCATGCGGCAGGGGGCAGTCTGACTGTGACCATGGCTCACTAA
- a CDS encoding manganese efflux pump MntP, producing the protein MFLRLLFIALGVSSDAFAVSISKGLSVDRLRARHHWLVGLWFGGFQTLLPLLGYFAASMLQDSLAAVDHWIIFGILSAIGVNMIREGVYGEEEGADGEENFSWRQMLPAAIATSIDSFGVGAGLALLGINILLSALVIGLVTAAASILGLRIGYAVGSRWRKPARIAGGIILIVMGIQILLDHLMNA; encoded by the coding sequence GTGTTCTTGAGATTGTTGTTTATCGCTTTAGGTGTATCTTCTGATGCCTTCGCCGTCTCCATCAGCAAGGGGCTGTCCGTGGACCGACTGCGGGCCCGTCATCATTGGCTGGTCGGCCTTTGGTTCGGCGGATTCCAGACTCTGCTGCCCCTGCTAGGTTACTTCGCCGCTTCGATGCTGCAGGACTCCCTGGCCGCCGTGGATCACTGGATTATCTTCGGCATCCTTTCAGCCATCGGGGTCAACATGATCCGCGAGGGCGTCTATGGCGAAGAGGAGGGAGCGGACGGCGAGGAGAATTTCTCCTGGCGGCAGATGCTTCCTGCGGCCATCGCCACCAGCATCGACTCATTCGGAGTGGGCGCGGGCCTGGCTCTGCTGGGCATCAACATCTTGCTGTCCGCACTGGTCATCGGGCTGGTGACGGCCGCCGCCTCCATTCTGGGGTTGCGCATCGGATACGCGGTCGGGTCCCGCTGGCGCAAGCCTGCCAGAATCGCCGGCGGCATCATTCTGATTGTCATGGGCATCCAGATCCTTCTGGATCACCTGATGAATGCCTAG
- a CDS encoding winged helix-turn-helix transcriptional regulator, with product MTDLTLMTCAEDPASVLPALALLSHRVRVLPLDAASLVRMPEDTVLLIDASDDLAEAKTLCSLTRASGLSTPIILILSEGGFTVVNASWGVADVIIQSASPAEVEARLRLVCQRVTPTRKPDAQPEEAEDQVPTGQVRSGDLVVDTESYTARIHGRPINLAYKEFELLKYLVQHPGRVFTRAQLLQEVWGYDYYGGTRTVDVHVRRLRAKLGSEYEHLIGTVRNVGYRFDPPSSVRTAQAPKATTDAGSYPVNAEQNDSQSKQSEDAKKKKTDHSD from the coding sequence GTGACGGATCTGACCCTGATGACCTGCGCCGAGGACCCGGCATCGGTTCTGCCCGCCTTGGCCCTGCTCTCCCATCGAGTGCGCGTTCTTCCTCTGGATGCCGCCTCCCTGGTAAGAATGCCCGAGGACACCGTGCTGCTGATCGATGCCAGCGACGACCTGGCCGAGGCCAAGACCCTCTGCAGCCTAACCCGAGCCTCGGGCCTGTCCACGCCCATCATCCTGATTCTGAGCGAGGGCGGCTTCACCGTGGTCAACGCCAGCTGGGGTGTGGCCGACGTGATCATTCAGTCCGCATCGCCCGCCGAGGTCGAGGCCAGGCTGCGTCTGGTCTGCCAGCGCGTGACCCCGACACGCAAGCCGGATGCTCAGCCAGAAGAGGCGGAGGACCAGGTGCCCACTGGCCAGGTCCGCTCGGGTGACCTGGTTGTGGACACCGAAAGCTACACGGCCCGAATCCACGGCCGGCCCATCAACCTGGCCTACAAGGAGTTCGAGTTGCTCAAATACCTGGTTCAGCATCCAGGCAGGGTCTTCACCAGGGCACAGCTCCTCCAGGAGGTCTGGGGTTATGACTACTACGGCGGCACCAGAACGGTGGATGTACACGTGCGGCGGCTCAGGGCCAAGCTGGGCAGCGAGTACGAGCACCTGATCGGCACGGTCCGCAATGTGGGCTACCGGTTCGACCCGCCCTCATCGGTGAGAACGGCCCAGGCTCCCAAGGCCACGACAGATGCAGGAAGCTACCCGGTTAACGCCGAGCAAAACGACAGCCAGTCCAAACAATCCGAAGATGCCAAGAAGAAGAAAACCGATCATAGTGACTGA
- the nth gene encoding endonuclease III, with protein sequence MHEEYRILCQVFPEAVCALHFRNPFELLVATVLSAQTTDKRVNSVTPELFERYPDPAAMARAQPAELEAIIHPVGFYHAKARHLLGLSLMLTEDYGGQVPQTMEELTSLPGVGRKTANVVLGNAFNIPGFPVDTHVTRVTGRLRWRTDWRSTHPDPVKIEHEICDCFPPEDWTNLSHRLILHGRATCHARKPDCLHCPLAETCPSAELLAGPASR encoded by the coding sequence ATGCACGAGGAGTACCGCATCCTCTGCCAGGTCTTTCCCGAGGCGGTCTGCGCCCTGCACTTCCGCAATCCATTCGAACTGCTGGTGGCCACGGTCCTGAGCGCCCAGACCACCGACAAGCGGGTCAACTCGGTGACCCCTGAACTCTTCGAGCGCTATCCAGACCCTGCAGCCATGGCCCGGGCCCAGCCGGCCGAGCTGGAGGCCATCATCCACCCGGTGGGCTTCTACCACGCCAAGGCCCGCCACCTGCTGGGGCTCTCACTGATGCTGACCGAGGACTATGGCGGACAAGTCCCCCAGACCATGGAGGAATTGACCAGTCTGCCTGGCGTGGGGCGCAAGACCGCCAACGTGGTCCTGGGCAACGCCTTCAACATTCCAGGATTCCCTGTGGACACCCACGTCACCCGGGTCACCGGCCGCCTGCGCTGGCGGACCGACTGGCGCAGCACCCACCCCGATCCGGTGAAGATCGAGCATGAGATCTGCGACTGCTTCCCTCCCGAGGACTGGACTAATCTATCGCACAGGCTGATCCTCCACGGCCGGGCCACCTGCCACGCCCGCAAGCCCGACTGCCTGCACTGCCCGCTGGCCGAGACATGCCCCAGCGCCGAGCTCCTGGCCGGACCGGCCTCTCGGTAG
- a CDS encoding ABC transporter substrate-binding protein, whose protein sequence is MARGRHRGISSGIIFILVLAVLTAGTYMTWPLLTGRGGWRLPWNLGGSGQVVRIRARQAPVSLDIRTEPGQATDQALMGNVYQTLTRPDAQGRPTPGLAQNWEISADGLLYTFHLRNDARFADGRQLTSEDALWSLRQILDHQYQGHQDLDDLARVTNPDEATLAIRLKSPDAHLLTALSGRAGIVYDRQARVNYSTQSAGSGPYQVDDWQPGASLTLTTNKSYRGPDKAAIHKVVFSYAGSPEQTVKDLNQGRLDAVVDMDPATAKQAGKAPTATPSTNNVVLAFNNEASSLLSDQHVREAVRYALDRQALADLEGGAAKALGGPLNPLSPGYDPGLQAFPFDRVQAARRSSYYAQSYYHGGLRLVYPQEFGSQVGDLISTQLKAVGIPTQVSMVDQAAFRDQVLTRHDYDMALLVMDNDDIGRFADPNATMLFDNTEVQESWKQVKASTDQNTYAERLRAFARQVSDLSPSDWLYERTPLVLSAPRLQGMPSSLLDRYLPLWNLRIQG, encoded by the coding sequence ATGGCACGCGGCAGACACAGAGGAATCAGCTCCGGAATCATCTTCATCCTGGTACTGGCGGTCCTGACCGCGGGCACCTACATGACCTGGCCGTTGTTGACTGGCCGAGGGGGCTGGCGGCTGCCCTGGAACCTTGGAGGTTCGGGCCAGGTAGTGCGCATCCGGGCCCGCCAGGCCCCCGTCTCCCTGGACATCCGTACCGAGCCCGGTCAGGCCACTGACCAGGCCCTGATGGGCAACGTCTACCAGACCCTGACCAGGCCTGACGCCCAAGGTCGGCCGACTCCTGGACTGGCCCAGAACTGGGAGATCTCCGCCGATGGTCTGCTCTACACCTTTCATCTGCGCAATGATGCCCGCTTCGCCGACGGACGCCAGCTGACCTCAGAGGATGCCCTCTGGTCCCTGCGGCAGATCCTCGATCATCAGTATCAGGGCCACCAGGACCTGGATGACCTGGCCAGGGTCACCAACCCGGATGAAGCCACCCTGGCGATCAGGCTGAAGAGCCCGGATGCCCATCTGCTGACCGCTTTGAGCGGTCGGGCCGGTATTGTCTACGATCGCCAGGCCCGCGTCAACTACTCCACCCAATCGGCCGGATCAGGCCCATATCAAGTGGATGACTGGCAGCCGGGAGCCAGCCTGACCCTGACCACAAACAAGTCCTACCGGGGCCCGGACAAGGCCGCCATCCACAAGGTCGTCTTCAGCTATGCCGGCAGCCCCGAGCAGACCGTAAAAGATCTGAACCAGGGACGTCTGGACGCTGTAGTGGACATGGATCCGGCTACGGCCAAGCAGGCCGGCAAGGCTCCGACAGCAACACCCAGCACAAACAATGTGGTCCTGGCCTTCAACAACGAGGCATCTAGCCTGCTGTCCGACCAACATGTGCGCGAAGCCGTTCGCTATGCACTGGACCGCCAGGCGCTGGCCGATCTGGAAGGCGGCGCAGCCAAGGCGCTAGGTGGACCACTCAACCCGCTCAGCCCAGGCTATGATCCCGGTCTGCAGGCCTTCCCCTTCGATCGTGTCCAAGCGGCTCGTCGATCCTCCTACTATGCCCAGTCCTACTATCACGGCGGCCTGCGCCTGGTCTATCCCCAGGAATTCGGCAGCCAGGTGGGCGATCTGATCAGCACGCAATTGAAGGCGGTGGGCATCCCCACCCAGGTCTCCATGGTGGATCAGGCTGCATTCCGCGACCAGGTGCTCACCCGTCACGACTACGACATGGCCCTGCTGGTCATGGACAATGACGACATCGGCCGCTTCGCCGACCCCAACGCCACCATGCTCTTCGACAACACCGAGGTCCAGGAATCCTGGAAGCAGGTCAAGGCCAGCACCGACCAGAACACCTATGCCGAGCGGCTGCGGGCTTTCGCCCGACAGGTCAGCGACCTCTCCCCCAGCGACTGGCTTTATGAGCGCACACCCTTGGTCCTGAGCGCTCCCCGACTCCAGGGTATGCCCAGCTCTCTGTTGGACCGCTACCTGCCCCTTTGGAACCTGCGCATCCAGGGCTGA